In a genomic window of Thunnus thynnus chromosome 16, fThuThy2.1, whole genome shotgun sequence:
- the LOC137199280 gene encoding heat shock protein 30-like: MLCSHGFQSTLSPFMDFYWPVRSLWPEVKPLLCQQDLLQRNLQELRSSLELIDKLQHKMLEETELSETTAAVQPVSYQLEKEGEHFGLTLDTQGFSPEELSVRQVGRKLRVSGKTEKEQEDGKGCYSYRRQEFRQEFDLPEELNPEAITCYLAPDGKLHIQEAKAPCVEEAERKLTIERSVEEKTQQSVCSHTEGSSTDTDHSAEDKPGNMD, encoded by the coding sequence ATGCTGTGCTCTCATGGATTCCAGTCTACTCTCAGTCCATTCATGGACTTCTACTGGCCTGTACGCAGTCTGTGGCCAGAGGTCAAACCTCTGCTCTGCCAGCAGGATCTACTGCAGAGAAACCTCCAGGAGCTGCGCAGCAGTCTGGAGCTGATAGACAAACTTCAACACAAGATGCTGGAGGAGACGGAGCTTTCCGAAACCACTGCAGCTGTGCAACCAGTCTCCTACCAgctggagaaagagggagagcacTTTGGCCTGACCCTGGACACTCAAGGCTTTTCCCCAGAGGAGCTGTCTGTCAGGCAGGTGGGCAGGAAGCTGAGGGTCAGTgggaagacagagaaggagcaggaggacgGGAAAGGCTGCTACTCTTACAGACGCCAGGAGTTCAGACAGGAGTTTGATCTGCCTGAGGAGCTCAACCCTGAAGCCATCACCTGCTACCTGGCTCCAGACGGGAAGCTCCACATCCAGGAAGCCAAAGCTCCATGCGTGGAGGAGGCTGAGAGAAAACTGACTATCGAGAGGAGcgtggaggagaaaacacagcagagtgtgtgttcacacacagaaggcagcagcacagacacagaccaCAGCGCAGAGGACAAACCTGGAAACATGGACTAA
- the LOC137200070 gene encoding heat shock protein 30-like, translating to MLCSHGFQSTLSPFMDFYWPVRSLWPEVKPLLCQQDLLQRNLQELRSSLELIDKLQHKMLEETEPSQTAAAVQPVSYQLEKDGEHFGLTLDTQGFSPEELSVRQVGRKLRVSGKTEKEQEDGKGCYSYRRQEFRQEFDLPEELNPEAITCYLAPDGKLHIQEAKAPCVEEAERKLTIERSVEEKTQQSVCSHTEGSSTDTDHSAEDKPGNMD from the coding sequence ATGCTGTGCTCTCATGGATTCCAGTCTACTCTCAGTCCATTCATGGACTTCTACTGGCCTGTACGCAGTCTGTGGCCAGAGGTCAAACCTCTGCTCTGCCAGCAGGATCTACTGCAGAGAAACCTCCAGGAGCTGCGCAGCAGTCTGGAGCTGATAGACAAACTTCAACACAAGATGCTGGAGGAGACGGAGCCTTCCCAAACCGCTGCAGCTGTGCAACCAGTCTCCTACCAGctggagaaagatggagagcaCTTTGGCCTGACCCTGGACACTCAAGGCTTTTCCCCAGAGGAGCTGTCTGTCAGGCAGGTGGGCAGGAAGCTGAGGGTCAGTgggaagacagagaaggagcaggaggacgGGAAAGGCTGCTACTCTTACAGACGCCAGGAGTTCAGACAGGAGTTTGATCTGCCTGAGGAGCTCAACCCTGAAGCCATCACCTGCTACCTGGCTCCAGACGGGAAGCTCCACATCCAGGAAGCCAAAGCTCCATGCGTGGAGGAGGCTGAGAGAAAACTGACTATCGAGAGGAGcgtggaggagaaaacacagcagagtgtgtgttcacacacagaaggcagcagcacagacacagaccaCAGCGCAGAGGACAAACCTGGAAACATGGACTAA